The Pseudophaeobacter arcticus DSM 23566 genome includes a region encoding these proteins:
- a CDS encoding ABC transporter permease, with amino-acid sequence MIRLEKRPQPSRAWSLATPLLAVLATMIAGGLLFAALGKDPVEAIRTIFWEPLFGEFAFYYRPQLLVKGAPLVLIAIGLSLGFKAGIWNIGAEGQYIIGALFGAGVGLAFYPAEAWYIFPLMVIAGGLGGWIWAMIPAFLKVRFGTNEILVSLMLVYVAEQFLASMSLGLLKNPEGHGFPGSRNLQQYDSAHNADLIAGSGMHWGVVAALIAVIFAYVLLNRHITGYHIRLTGEAPRAARFAGVNPTRLILFCLGTSGMLAGLAGMFEVSGPSGQVSIDFNVGYGFTAIIVAFLGRLHPVGILLAGGLMALTYIGGDIAQSNLQLPSAAIQVFQGMLLFFLLAFDLLTNFRLSLGKPEVA; translated from the coding sequence ATGATCCGGCTAGAGAAACGACCGCAGCCGTCGCGCGCCTGGTCACTGGCTACGCCACTATTGGCGGTGCTGGCCACCATGATTGCAGGGGGGCTGCTCTTTGCCGCACTTGGCAAAGACCCGGTTGAGGCCATTCGCACCATTTTCTGGGAGCCGCTGTTTGGCGAGTTTGCCTTTTATTACCGCCCGCAGCTTTTGGTGAAAGGCGCGCCTTTGGTACTGATCGCCATCGGCCTGTCGCTGGGCTTTAAGGCGGGGATCTGGAACATCGGTGCCGAGGGGCAATATATCATCGGCGCGCTGTTTGGTGCCGGGGTTGGACTGGCTTTTTATCCGGCAGAGGCCTGGTATATTTTCCCATTGATGGTCATCGCAGGGGGCCTTGGTGGATGGATCTGGGCGATGATCCCGGCCTTTCTGAAGGTGCGCTTTGGCACCAATGAGATCCTCGTCTCCTTGATGCTGGTCTATGTGGCCGAACAGTTCCTGGCCTCTATGTCACTGGGTTTGCTGAAAAACCCCGAGGGCCATGGCTTTCCCGGATCGCGCAACCTGCAGCAATATGACAGCGCCCATAACGCTGATCTGATTGCGGGCTCTGGCATGCACTGGGGCGTGGTGGCAGCGCTGATTGCGGTGATCTTTGCCTACGTGCTGCTGAACCGCCATATCACCGGCTACCACATCCGGCTGACCGGTGAGGCGCCGCGCGCGGCGCGGTTTGCCGGCGTCAATCCAACCCGGCTGATCCTGTTCTGCCTTGGCACATCGGGCATGCTGGCAGGTCTTGCCGGGATGTTTGAGGTTTCCGGTCCGTCAGGTCAGGTCAGTATTGATTTTAACGTCGGCTACGGCTTTACCGCCATTATCGTCGCCTTTCTGGGGCGGTTGCATCCAGTGGGCATTCTGCTGGCAGGGGGGCTCATGGCGCTGACCTATATTGGCGGCGATATTGCCCAATCCAATCTGCAGCTGCCCTCTGCTGCCATTCAGGTGTTCCAGGGCATGTTGCTGTTTTTCCTGCTGGCCTTTGATCTGTTGACCAATTTCCGCCTCTCGCTTGGCAAACCGGAGGTCGCGTGA
- a CDS encoding ABC transporter ATP-binding protein yields MTEVLLSLKGLTKAYPGVVANDAVSFDIGAGEVHALLGENGAGKSTLVKMIYGLVKPDSGEMTLRGAPFAPSEPRQARADGIAMVFQHFSLFDALNVSENIALGMENPPALRDLATKIRQVSEAYGLPLDPYRTVGDLSAGERQRVEIIRCLLQDPKLLIMDEPTSVLTPQEVEILFQTLEKLRAEGTSILYISHKLEEIRRLCDHATILRLGKNVGECIPAETSASEMAELMVGTALTPPERGKRGFGAVALDISGLSVPSPTAFGTALRNVHLTVRRGEILGIGGVAGNGQDELLSVLSGEVLTEADAVKLGTAPIGQLGPVARRALGLLTAPEERLGHAAAPDMSLTENAMLTGATREGLVKNGFLKWAAAKEFAERVIKDFDVRTPGPENAARSLSGGNLQKFVIGREVLQRPEVLVVNQPTWGVDASAAAAIRQSLLDLAAGGAAVICISQDLDELMEISDSFAALNEGRLSAPRPAVGLTVEEIGLMMGGAHGMEVAHV; encoded by the coding sequence GTGACTGAGGTACTCTTGAGCCTGAAAGGCCTGACCAAGGCCTACCCCGGCGTGGTGGCCAATGATGCTGTTTCCTTTGATATTGGCGCCGGCGAAGTCCATGCCTTGCTGGGCGAAAATGGCGCGGGGAAATCCACGCTGGTCAAAATGATCTATGGGCTGGTGAAACCCGACAGCGGCGAGATGACCCTGCGTGGTGCGCCCTTTGCCCCCAGCGAGCCGCGTCAGGCCCGCGCGGATGGTATTGCCATGGTGTTTCAGCATTTCTCATTGTTTGATGCGCTCAACGTGTCGGAAAACATTGCCTTAGGCATGGAAAACCCGCCAGCCTTGCGCGATCTGGCCACAAAGATCCGCCAGGTCTCTGAGGCCTACGGTCTGCCGCTGGACCCCTATCGCACCGTTGGCGATCTGTCCGCCGGGGAACGCCAGCGGGTCGAGATCATTCGCTGCCTGTTGCAGGATCCAAAGCTGTTGATCATGGATGAACCCACCAGCGTTTTGACTCCACAAGAAGTCGAGATCCTGTTTCAGACGCTGGAAAAACTGCGGGCTGAGGGCACCTCTATTCTCTATATCAGCCACAAGCTGGAGGAGATCCGCAGGCTGTGTGATCACGCCACAATTTTGCGGCTGGGCAAAAACGTCGGCGAATGCATCCCTGCCGAGACCTCGGCCAGTGAAATGGCGGAACTGATGGTGGGAACGGCGCTGACCCCGCCAGAGCGCGGGAAACGCGGTTTTGGGGCTGTGGCGCTGGACATCTCCGGGCTGTCGGTGCCATCGCCTACGGCCTTTGGCACCGCACTGCGCAATGTGCATCTGACCGTGCGCCGTGGAGAGATTCTTGGCATTGGCGGTGTGGCTGGCAATGGCCAGGATGAGTTGTTATCGGTGCTCTCTGGCGAGGTCCTGACCGAGGCAGATGCGGTCAAACTGGGCACCGCCCCCATTGGGCAGCTTGGGCCGGTTGCGCGGCGCGCCCTTGGCCTGTTGACCGCCCCCGAAGAACGTCTGGGCCATGCCGCAGCGCCGGATATGAGCCTGACTGAAAATGCCATGCTCACCGGGGCCACCCGCGAAGGGTTGGTGAAGAACGGTTTTCTCAAATGGGCCGCCGCCAAAGAATTTGCCGAGCGGGTGATCAAGGACTTTGACGTGCGCACACCGGGGCCGGAAAACGCCGCGCGCTCGCTGTCTGGCGGCAACCTGCAGAAATTTGTCATTGGCCGTGAGGTGCTGCAACGCCCCGAAGTTCTGGTGGTGAACCAGCCCACCTGGGGGGTTGATGCCTCGGCGGCGGCTGCCATTCGCCAATCGCTGCTGGATCTGGCCGCGGGCGGCGCTGCGGTGATCTGCATCAGCCAGGATCTGGATGAGCTGATGGAGATCTCTGACAGCTTTGCCGCCCTGAATGAGGGCCGCCTGTCAGCGCCGCGCCCTGCGGTCGGCCTGACAGTGGAAGAAATCGGCCTGATGATGGGTGGGGCCCATGGCATGGAGGTGGCGCATGTCTGA
- the xdhC gene encoding xanthine dehydrogenase accessory protein XdhC, which translates to MGFDLEALGAALREHGRVCRVVIAAIRGSSPREVGAAMLVWDQGQSGTIGGGALEFEAAEAARKQDQKTHLSTHALGPDLGQCCGGSVTLVSEIYHMEDFVQLDSEVILRPVTPQAAASPPLAATRQLAQLRAQGQRPEPQLIDHWMLEPVHRPQRDLWIWGAGHVGRALVDVLAPLPDLAITWVDTVPTRFPAHIPAGVTMLPGQDPTLLLRHAPANAQHLVLTYSHELDLALCHGLLLHGFSFAGLIGSATKWARFRSRLAALGHRPAEIARITCPIGVPALGKHPQMIAVGVATELLALAARKEMEEERRA; encoded by the coding sequence ATGGGGTTTGATCTGGAGGCGCTTGGCGCGGCCCTTAGGGAACATGGCCGGGTGTGCCGTGTGGTGATTGCAGCCATTCGTGGCTCCTCGCCGCGGGAAGTCGGGGCGGCCATGCTGGTTTGGGATCAAGGGCAAAGCGGCACAATCGGCGGCGGCGCGCTGGAGTTTGAAGCGGCAGAGGCGGCCCGCAAACAAGACCAGAAGACCCATCTCAGCACCCATGCCTTAGGACCGGATCTGGGCCAGTGCTGCGGCGGATCTGTCACCCTGGTGAGCGAGATCTACCACATGGAGGATTTTGTCCAGCTGGATTCGGAGGTCATTTTGCGCCCCGTCACGCCGCAGGCCGCCGCAAGCCCGCCACTGGCCGCGACCCGCCAGCTGGCGCAGCTGCGGGCGCAGGGGCAAAGGCCCGAGCCGCAACTGATTGACCACTGGATGCTGGAGCCGGTGCACCGGCCCCAAAGAGATCTGTGGATCTGGGGCGCCGGTCATGTGGGGCGCGCATTGGTTGATGTGCTGGCGCCCCTGCCCGATCTGGCGATCACCTGGGTGGATACTGTGCCGACGCGTTTCCCCGCCCATATTCCGGCCGGCGTGACCATGCTTCCTGGACAGGATCCAACGCTCCTGCTGCGTCACGCGCCGGCAAATGCACAACATCTGGTTCTCACCTATTCCCATGAGCTGGATCTGGCGCTATGCCACGGGCTGCTATTGCATGGGTTTTCCTTTGCGGGACTTATCGGCTCGGCCACCAAATGGGCGCGGTTTCGCAGCCGCTTGGCAGCCCTGGGCCATCGCCCGGCAGAGATCGCCCGCATCACCTGCCCAATCGGCGTCCCTGCCCTGGGCAAACACCCGCAGATGATTGCGGTCGGCGTCGCCACGGAGCTGCTGGCGCTGGCGGCACGCAAAGAGATGGAAGAGGAGCGGCGCGCGTGA